ATTTTCCTTTTGATCGCTTGAATGTTATTAGATATTTTTTGTAAAATCGTTCATACCAACGAAAATCCCTAGTTCCTATTATCTCAGAATCTCCATAATTAAAAATAAAAAATCTTGCATGAAATTCGGAAATCGTGTCATTTCTTCCATGATAATCAACAGTATGTCTTGTTCGTTCAATCCCAATTAAATTTTCAGTAGGGTGTTTTAAACTATCATGCACACTGGATTGGATGTAGCTGGCATTATTATAGGAAATGATAAAATAAGTTATATCTATTATCGAAATTATTAAGAATATAAAAAGGAATATTTTTATCCACTTTTTCATATACTTTAATTTATTTAGAATAAGGTATATAGATATTAAAATGGAAAAAATTATCACATAAAAATAAAAAAATGAGCTTGCTATAGGTATCATCATAGTTTTTTCTCCGAATCGAAATTAAAAAAACCTTTTAAACTGCTAAAAAAGTTATTCATTGACTGCCATAAATTGCCTTCACTTGGTTTTCCCTTGTTGCCATCAGTCTGCCCCTGTTTTTTAGCTTCCTCCCCGGCAGCATACAATTTTTCAATTTCAAATAACTTTTCAAAAACTACCTTGTCCATATCCATGGTACCTAAATCAGTTGTTGAACCGTCAGAACGTGTTATAAGAATAGTTACTACTACCCTTGTTTGTGTTGGGTCATCCTTTTTATATTTATAATCAAATCCTGTAATTGTAAAATCCAATTTTTCCTGCTTCGAAAGAGAAATATTGACAAGAGGCTGTGTGACAGGATCTGAGGCTATAGTATTTACTGATTGATCAAATCCAGTTATTATTCCGAGTGAACCAGCAATAAGATTGTCTAAGAAAGTAGCTCGCTTGTAAATCGGTGAATCGGATACCTTACTTAAATCAAAATTGGGTTTCAGGTAAATTCCACCATCTGTTTGACTATTTGCTTGGTATCCTAGATTGTACATATCTGCAATATGCAATGTTTGAAAAATTCGAACCAAATTTCCAACGGCATAATTGTACTGAACATTATTCATCGTTTCCTTACCATCTGGATCGGAGTACACAATTGGGCTGTTAGCTGAAAACAAATACGGAGAGTGAAATTCTCTTGCCGGATCCACCGCCCACCACCGGCCTATGGCTGGATCGTAGTATCTCGCTCCGTAGTGATACCAATTTAACCCGAACTCGTTTTCATGCTCCTTGCCGTTGTAAGTGTATTTATTATCTGAGGTAGAGAGTTTCCGGGTAATGCGCATACCAAAAGGATAGTCCGTCTAACGCCGGATGCTTCGCATAATCAGCTTGTAAGACCTCTGCAGCATAATTATCGAAAAGTCCATTGTTGTTGGCATCGGTCAGGGTCATACGGGTGTTGCCCAAGTGATCCTTCAGATCAAACTCGTACCGGTAGGTCGTTCCACCGGGAGTGGTGGGGCGCATCCGGCCTTCATCCATGGTAAAATGTGTTTCACCGTTGGTCAGGTATTCGAATCCGTTCACATCCGTCAAAGCCGGATTTCAGCTCCGCCTCAATAAGTCTTTGGGTGGGTGTTCCCGTTCCCACGGTGATGATCTTCGCCAATTTAGCACCCGAAGCCGAGTAAATCCATTCGATCGTTCCACCAGAAAAGGTGGCTTTGGTGGGGAGCATGAATAAATTTAGAATGAACGCCTTATTCAGGTAGCCATTCACCTTCCTTTATAACTATTTCATCAAAAATGAATCTTTTATTCTGATGGTCATAATTTATATCTCTTATAAAGTACTCTAAAGAGTAAAGACAGTAACCCTCACTTACTTCATCATTTCTTTTACACAATATTTCTAAATCACCACACTCCATTTTGATGGGCTTAGTATTATTAAATCCAAAATATTTATAACCAAATATTCCCAATAGTTTAAGATTCAATCGAGATGACCTTAACAACTTATCATAAAATTCCACATCTTTATTTAAAGTAAAAATGCTATCCATAATATAAACAAAATTACTATCATTATTTTCATAATAAAGTTGGATAATGGATAAATCGTTCAAACGATTAATTAAGTTCCAAGAATTCCAATCTTTTTTTATTATCAATTTACTAGTAATGTCCCCATAAGAATAAATTCTACTTTCGGAACAATTTATGAAACATGCACAAGAAATGAGTAGTATTAGTTTTGAGAGACTTTTCATCTTT
The window above is part of the Bacteroidota bacterium genome. Proteins encoded here:
- a CDS encoding RHS repeat-associated core domain-containing protein; the protein is MRITRKLSTSDNKYTYNGKEHENEFGLNWYHYGARYYDPAIGRWWAVDPAREFHSPYLFSANSPIVYSDPDGKETMNNVQYNYAVGNLVRIFQTLHIADMYNLGYQANSQTDGGIYLKPNFDLSKVSDSPIYKRATFLDNLIAGSLGIITGFDQSVNTIASDPVTQPLVNISLSKQEKLDFTITGFDYKYKKDDPTQTRVVVTILITRSDGSTTDLGTMDMDKVVFEKLFEIEKLYAAGEEAKKQGQTDGNKGKPSEGNLWQSMNNFFSSLKGFFNFDSEKKL